In Candidatus Omnitrophota bacterium, the genomic stretch TACCACCTGACAAGAGCTAGCGCTTCAAAAACCGCATTTGTAAAACGCAGATTTTCGATCGGCAGATAAAAACATGCCAAAAGTGCCGCTACAATGTATAGGAGCTTTTTCCATTCTTTCACTTCCTACTCCTTCCAATAACCTGGCAGCAACCGCCTTCTATACGTATAGCTTTGATATTAACTAACCCGTCAGCTATCTTGTTGCGGGCCGAAGATACGATTCTTGAGAATGTGGGCCTTGATATCCTAAGCTTTTTTGCCGCATCAACCTGCTTCATCCCTTCAAGGTCCGCGAGCCTAACGGCCTCGAATTCATCAAGAGTCAAATATACGCCTTTTAATTTATTCAAAGGCCTGCACAAAGGCTTAAAACACCGTTCTCCCGAAACATAACTAATCCATCTTGTTTTTTTAGGCCTCATAGACTTACCCCTATTATGAACATATGTTCATAACTAAATTATAGCATTTCCTAGCAATTATGCAAGCTTTTTTACTGTTAATAGGGTATGGCGGGGAGCAATAAGTGTGCTAAAAGCGAGCTATCTTGTATGATTTTCGGTTCAGCATTTCAAGTCTATTTCTGCCTTTAGGTATTGTATAAATTTCTTCCTGTATTTTCGAGCTATGTTGGTAAGCATTACTCCTATTTCGTAG encodes the following:
- a CDS encoding DUF134 domain-containing protein; the protein is MRPKKTRWISYVSGERCFKPLCRPLNKLKGVYLTLDEFEAVRLADLEGMKQVDAAKKLRISRPTFSRIVSSARNKIADGLVNIKAIRIEGGCCQVIGRSRK